In Lewinella sp. 4G2, the sequence AAAGAATAGTAAAGTGTAGTCGAGGAACTTTGACGCTCCTTAGCGAGCTCCGCTAAGCCTTAGCCCGAAAGGCAATCAGCGTCCGGCGGATGCTCGCGCCTACCCAACCGCCCAGGCCAGCCGTGATGCCGCCAAACAACGCGGTGATAAGGACGAGCGCCCAGCCGCTCCCTACCCCAAAGGTAACGGCCAGTCGATCACTCAACCGGCCCTCCGTATCGAAATGGACCCAACCCGTGTACATCCCCCACACGAGAAAAGCCGCCAGGAAAGAATAGTAAAAACCGCCCCGCCGCCAAACCGGCAAAAGCCCGGCCGCGACGCCGGCAATAATCGCGGGCGAAAACCAGGGCCAGGAAAAGTGTAGCCCTAGCGCTACTCCACCCATCACGGCAAACAGAAGAAAGAAGCGGTACATAAATGATCTTGTAGGCCTAAAGCTAGCGTTTAAGGAGCTTCTTCACGCCCCGGCGGCCGTCGGCGGTGGTCAGTTCCACCAGGTAAAGGCCCGCAGGAAGTTGGCTGACGTCCAACGATATATCAGATACGGACGGGCGTCGGTCCACGAAAAGCCGGCCACTCACCCCGTAGATCCGTACGCGGTCGGAACGTAAAGAGGTGACCGTACGCAGGTTTACGCGGTCGTAAGCGGGATTAGGGAAAACGGACCAATCCCCATCACCCAATCCAGGTTCCTCCGTATCCGTGCAATTATTGGCGAAGGTGAAAGCGCGGAAGTCACCCGCCGTTCCATCACAAAGGCTAGCCAACTCAATATCGTAACTCCCACAGAGGTCGAGCCCTTCAACGGTAGTTTCGATACCGGTGATATCGAGCGTAGTCCAGTTCACCCCGCCAAAAGTGGGTCGGTAGCGGAGTTGATAGTCGTTCCCCGCAGCGGAAGAGGCCTTCCAGGAAAGCAGCGTGACATCCTCGACGAGATCGTACGCTAATTCCAACCCTTTGGGCGCGGAGCAATCCGAGTCGGCGGGCGCGACGGTAATGCAGTAGTCCTCATATTCTCCAGCCTGGATGTTCGAACAGGCCGTTCCCTGCAAGCGGAGGAAACTCATCAGGACGCGCATCCGGGTGGAGAGTAATTCAGCGTCGTCCGGCACGGTGAGGTCCACGATCACTGCTTCTCCTCCGTTGGAAGTGACGTTGTCCGAAGCTTCCGAACCGCTGAAGATGCCATCCTGGTTCCAATCCACGTAGACGCGGAAGACCTCCTGGGCGCGCGGGTCGGTGGTTCCAGGCGTAAGGGTGACGGGGTAAGTCCCACCGCGGTGCCACGTTACTTCATCCGCACCGGTGAAGTCGCCGTAGGCTCCCTGCTGGGCGCCAGAAACGACAATTTCCAGGTTAGCCAGATTGACGGCCTCGATCCAGTCCGCCGCGTTGTCGATCGCATTCGGGCGGCAGTAGCTCTCTTCGAGGCAAGCACCACACCCCAAGCTGAGGACGGTGAGACCAGCCCCAAACTCCGTTCGCGCCGTATCACAGTCCGTTCGGAACTCAAATTCGTAGGCTGTGCAGGGAAGTATCCCGCCAGCAATGATGACATTATCGTTGCGGGAGCTACGCGTCAGCCAGTTCTCCGTACCCGCCTGGCGGTAGCGGACGCGGTAAAATTCACCCGCGAGATTAGGCGTCCAGGTAGCCCGGAAGGTCAGGTTGTTACCGGCCGCTACGCTGAAGTCGGCGGGGATGACGCAGCAGCCGTCCGTACTCGCGGTCAGGGTTTGCACGGGAAGGTCGGTACCGCCACAGGACGCCCGCAATTCAAATTCGTAGGCGACGCAGGTTCCCAAGTCATCTATTTGAAGGGGTAACGCAGGGCTACCCAGGTCGATCCAATCACTTGCCCCTACTTCCCGGTAGCGGAGTTCCGTGGCATCGATACTGGCGATCGCGTTGTAGTTGACCTCGAGCGCGGTGGCGGACCCGGCCTGGGGCGTAACACTAAAACCGGTGGGCGCAAAACAGGCGTCGCAGTCACTCATCAGCCGGGCCATGGCGGCTCCCACGTCCAGTTGGCCACCCGTGCTCGTCCGCCCCGCCAGCGATGAGTTGGCGGCGGTGGTTTCCAGCAGGATCTGCCGGACGTACAGCGCGGCGGCGGCGGGGTCCGCTTCCAGTAATTCGGCGAAAGCAGCGCAGGGTGCGGCGTACAGCAGCGCGGCCGCTCCGGCGACGTGAGGCGTAGCCGAGGAAGTCCCCCCAAAGCGTCCGTAACCGTTGCCCGATTCGGTCGTCAGGACTTGCTCAGCGTGGGCGCCGAGATCCACGGAGGTAGCGCCGAAGCCGCGGCCCGTAGGCTTCTGACCGTTCGTGTTCAGGCTCGTCACGCCGATGAGGTAATCGGAAGTACAGCGGGTGGGTAGGTCGCCGTCCCGCTCAACGTCAATCTCCAGGTTGGCGACGGCGCCGGTGTTGAGGATACCCGCTTCTCCTAATTCATCGTAGAGGGAGCACCAAATGGGGCTATCGGCGGGGTCACCGTAATTACGGCCCCAGCTGGCGTTGGTGACGACGACGTAAGCACCTTTCGTTCCGTTGGAAGTTTTGTAGAGCCGTCGCTGGTCCAGCACGTAGCTGTAGGCCTGGATCACTTCTACTTCGGAGGCAAAGAAGTCGTTGCGGATGATCATCAACTTGGTTTCCCAATTAATGCCCGCTACGCCCAGGCCATTGTTCCCGCGGGCGCCGATGATGCCGGCGACTGGCGTACCGTGGTTGGAGTTGGTTTCCGGGTTGCCGTCGTTATTGGCCGTATCGAAACCGAAGATGTCGTCGACGTAACCGTTTCCATCGTCGTCGATACCGTTGTCGGGGATCTCCGCGCGGTTGCGCCACAGATTTGCTACGAGATCTTCGTGGTCCAGATCCGCCCCGTCGTCAATGACGGCCACTACGATGGTATCTCCGTTCTCGGTTACGCCGCCGGTGGTGACGTCCCAGGCGGGCTCTACGTTGATGTCGGCCCCGAGCGGACCGTTGAGTTGGCCGGTGTTGTTGAAGGACCACTGATCGTCGTACCGCAAGTCATTCGGTTGGCGGCGGAACGTTACCGGGTGGTTGTACTGTACGAGCCTGACTTTGGAGTCCGCGTAGAGTTCTCTTAGTAGGTTTTTTTCCCCCACCGCATCGTGGTCGAAGTCGATCACCAGGATCGGGGTCGTCCGTCCGAGCCGGCGGGGCGTCCCGGGTCCGGGGTAGTCCTTCATCCATTTCCTGGCATCTACGTCAGCGCCCAACTGGACGATGAGTTGGCCGGGCACGTGATCGATACGCTGCGCGCTCAGGCTGGCGAGGCAACAGAAAAGCAGCAGCGGGGTGAGGAAATGTTTGAACATGTGTGGATATAATAGGGTGCTCGCAAAGTAAGACTTTGGCCCGGGAAAAACTGTCGGGCCCGCACGCACCCCGCCATAAATTATCGGGCCACGCAAGTGAAGTTGGTGGCTTCGGTGCGCCAAATTTGCTTCCCGTCCAACGTACCCTGCCGGGTGAAAGCGATGCGCTGGCCGGCTTTATTACTTCCGCGCGCCTCCAAATCTGTCGGCAGCAGGATGTCTACGTACGGGACGTCGAAGGCCGCTTCGTGGGTGAGGCGTAGTTCTTCACCGGTCCATTCCCAGCTCACCGCTACCGGGCCGCGGGGCGATTCGAAGGTGGTCGCGGCATTCTTCAACGTCGGGAAGCCACCGGGTTGCAGCCGGTAAGTCGCCCAGCCCGGGCTGGTGGCCACGGCGCCGGCCAGGTATTTGTTCATGATCGTGAGGGCGCCACCGCTCCAGGCGTGGTTGTAGGTGCCACCGCCGTAACCTTCTTTTCCAATGCCCCACCCTTCGAACAGGGTTGTGTATTCGCTGTCGATCATTTTGCGGAAGCGCTTTTTCATCCGGGTGATGGCGTACTCCTCCTCCCCCATTTTGCAGAGGGCTTCGAGGACGTACTTTTCCATGTAGGGGCTGGCGTGTTCCTGTTCGCGGAAAACCTGTAGGATGGCGGGATACTTGGTCGGATCGGCGAGGCCGGAGACGACAGCCAGGGCGTGTCCGCGTTCATCGGTTTCTCCTTTATAATCGGCGCTGCGGTAGCTGCTCCCGTTCCAGTAGGTCCGGTTGAAGGCCGCTTTGAGCTGCTCCATTTTCGTCCGTGCTTCGCTGGCGGTGGTGGCGTCGTTCTCCAGGGTAGCCATTTGCTCCAGGCCGCGTAGTGCAAGGTAGTACCAGGCGTTGAAGAGGATGGGCATATCCTTATTATTCCCCCAGTCGCCCCAGGTCCAGCCCCCCTTGCGGCGGACGACGAGGCCGTCGGGCTGGGTTTTCCAGACGGCGAGGTAGCGTTTCACGGCGGGGTACACTTCGGAGATGAGGTCGCGGTCGCCCGTATTGTGGTAGTAGTGCCAGATGCCGTAGTGGCTCACGCTGGCGAGCATTTGCATGGGGAGTTCCTGGTCCCAACTTCCGGCCGGGACGGGGCTGTAGATCGTCGAATCCTTCCGTTGCCAGTGCATGAGTTCGCGGATGGCCTTGCGGGTGAGGTCGTCACTCCGGCGGTCCAGCGCGTATACGGTTTCGCCGAGTTCGTTCACGACGTCGCCCCACCACTGGGCGCGTTCGCGGTCGGGGCAATCCATGTAGGTATCCCGCATCGTCAGGTAGAGCGTGCGTTGGGCCTTCTTCCAGAGCAGGTCGAGATCGGCGTCACTGCTCTTAAATAGTGGCGTGAATTCGGTAGCGAATCCGCTCTCCCTGTAGGCCAGGTCGAACACCTCGATGCCGGCCGGGAGGACGTACCAAACCTCGTGGCCGTTCATCCAGCCCGGGGTTTCGAAACTCTGTACGCCAGCCTTCGTGTAGTACACCGTTCGCACGTTCGGCGGGCCGCCACCGCGGTAGTTATCGGTCAGGATTTCCAGACGGAGGCCCGCTTCCGGGGCCTTGATGCGGAAGTAGGGCGTCACCTGGGCATTGTAAGGTAGGGCCAGTTTCAGGGTATCGAAGGTCTGCGTGGCGCCACGTTGGTAAGGCGTTTTGTACTGGGCTAGCGGGCCATTCTTCCACTGGGCGATCGGTCGGGTTTCGCCCCGGTGGCCGGGCAGTTCAATTTGGCGCTGACGCTGGTGCGAAGTAAGTGGGAAGGGCCGTTCAGCCGGGGGAAAGGGGTGGACCTCCAAACTCCGGACCCGCGGCCAGGCAGAGTCGTCATAATCCGGAACCTTCCAGAAGTCGTCGTACTTCGTCGCGTCGAAAGCGATGTTGGATTCCGGCAGCCGGTAATTGGGCCGCGGTGGCCCCGTCTCCCCGAAAGCCGGGTGGATGATCCCCCGCCACTCCGCCGACGACTGAATGGCGGATGGCCCGTCCAACCAAAAACCGGGGAAGCCGCTGGACTGATGGGAAAAGCTCTGCTTCCCGAAGTACCACAGCAGAATCCCAATGGTATTCTCCCCCTCCAACAAATGGGCGGCTAAATCGAAAGTATCAACGTAATACGCATTAAGGTAGGGCCCCCGCTTAAGGCCTCCCTCCCGGACGACGAGTTTACCGTTGACGTACAACCAGTACTTGGAATCCGCCGCAATTTTAATGGGGTACTCCGCCATTTCCGCCGCACTGACGCTGAAGTCGTGGCGAAAGGCCTGCCACAGATTTGGCGAATCCTCCGCGGCCCGGGCGGCGATCCACGTCTGGGCGGTCAGGGATGGAAGGAAACTCAGCAAGCAGCCAAAGAGGAAAAGTAAACGCATGGCCCTAATGTAAGCGATTGGCGGGGTAGGAAGGCGTAGAACGGTAGGGCTACTGCCCGTGGTCTCCGTCAAAACTGATCCAGTGGCAAATCTTCCGGTGGCGGGGGACGCAACATCCGTTTGACCGCCGCGTAGCCGAAGACGGCCACGATGATAATGGCGGTACCGACGTAGAAGGTGGGCTCCAACTCTTCGGCATCGTTCAACAGGAAGTAGGCCAGCAGGATCCCGTACACTGCCTCCAGGTTGACCGTCAGGTTGGCCGCGAAGGCGGAAAGGGAACGGAGGGCCTTGAGGAATAACCAATTGGTAAAAATGGTGCAGAGCAGGGCGAGGGCCACCAGCCAAAACCAGTCCGTAGCGGAAGGCCAGAACTGCCCGCCGTAGAAGGGTAAGAGGGGGGTGAGGAAGAGCGTCCCCGCTCCCAATTCAAGGAAGACGATTTGTAGCGGTTCGGCGCGTTCGACGTACTTCTTATTGTAGGAGGTGAAGACCGCCACGAGTAGGGCCGAAACCAGCCCGACGATCACGCCGGTGGTCATTGATGGGTCCACCCCGTCGGCGATCAGGTAGATGCCCGGCAGGATGAGGAGGCCGACGGATGTTTCGTACCAGTTGAATTTCCGCCTCACGATCCACGGTTCAACGAGGCTGGAGAACAGGGAAGTCGTCGCCAGGCAGATGAGTCCGACGGAAGCGTTGGCCAGTTTTATGGCTCCGTAGAACGTCACCCAGTGCAAGACCACCAGGACCCCCAAACCCGTGAATATCAGCACCTGCTTTCGACCGAGGTCACGCACCAGGTTGGCGACTCCTACGAAAGGAGCCAGGGCAACGGAAGTAATCAGTACCCTCCACCACACCAGCGTCAGCGCCGAAAGGTTAATGATGTCTCCGATAATACCGGTCGCCCCCCAGAGTAGGACGGCCAGGTGCAACATCGCGTAGGCGTTGGTGACGTTGGGAGGAGTGGATTTGATGGGGCCTAATTGAATAAATAATCAAAGTGCACTCCCACGGGGAACCGCCAAGGAGCAACGCAAAGATCAAAAAAGAAAAGCAGGGCCAAAAGTGGCTTCGAGGAGTTGGGGAACTGCCTACAAACGCGCACTTGGCGCCACCTCGTGCCCGACAAATTCCCCGGCAGCATATTTAAAGGTCGCCGTAACGCCGATCATCGCCGCGTTATCGGTGCAGTACTGGATGGCGGGGACGAAGGTCTCCCACCCTTCCCGTTCCCCGAGCTCGGTGAGGCCTTGGCGGAGGGCACTATTGGCACTGACGCCCCCGGCCAGGGCTACGCGCGTCAAACCCGTTTGGGCCACGGCAAGCTGGACCTTCCGCAACAGAACGGACACGATGACGTGCTGGATGGAAGCACAGATATCGGGCAGGTTTTCCTTCACGAACTGGGGATCAGTCTTCAATTTCTTTTGCAACGTGTACAGCACGCTGGTTTTGAGGCCGCTGAAGGAAAAGTCCAACCCTCCGGGATCGGGCTCGGCGAAGGGGATGGAAGGTTCCCCCTCCCCGGCCAGTTTATCGATCTGGGGGCCGGCGGGATAGTCGAGGCCCAGCATCTTTCCCGTCTTATCAAAGGCCTCCCCGGCGGCATCGTCGACCGTCCGGCCAATGACCTCCTGGTCCATGGCCGACCGTACGACCACTAATTGGGTATGTCCTCCGGAAACCGTCAGGCACAAAAAGGGGAAGGCCGGCTTGGGGTCCTCCGCAAAGTGAGCCAGGACGTGAGCTTTCATGTGGTCCACCTCGATGAGAGGCAGGTCCCGCGCCAAGGCAAAGGCCTTCGCAAAACTGACGCCGACCATGAGGGAACCGATCAGTCCGGGGCCCCGGGTGAAGGCGACTGCATCTACCAAATCGGGAGTAACGCCAGCCCGTTCGAGGGCGACGGCCACCGTAGGCACGATGTTCCGCTGGTGAGCGCGGCTGGCGTGCTCCGGCACCACCCCCCCGTACTCCACGTGAATGGCCTGGGTAGCGGTGACGTTGGATAGCACTTCCCCATCACGGACAATGGCCGCGGAAGTATCGTCGCAGCTGGATTCGAGGGCTAGGATAGTGGGCATGTGGCGAAGGTAGTTTATAGTCTGTAGTCTACAGTCTGTAGTCTGTAGTCTGTAGTCTGTAGTCTGTAGTCTGTAGTCTGTAGTCTTTAGTCGGGGCCACTATAGACTACAGACTATAGACTCTAACGCGCAGCCTTCGTCTAATGAATTGGGTAGTTCGTAGATAAACCAGGCATTTTACACCCTCCCAAATAACCTCACTTCCCCGCTGCGCGTTACTACTCTGTATGCGCAAGAAAATCACCAAGTACGTCAAGCAACAGCTAAAAGACTCGATCATGAATCCGAACAGCAATACGGACAAGAACCGCCACGCCGAAACTGTCATCCGAAACCACGTGATCTGGAGCATGGGGGCCAGTTACATCATCCCCCTTCCAATTGCGGACGTGTTTGCCGTCTCAGCCCTGCAGCTCGACATGATCCGCCAACTCTGCCGGGTATACGATATTGACTTTGCGGAAACCCAGGGTAAGGCGATCGTCTCTTCCCTGACGACTTCCACGATGGCGAGAGCCGGCGCGCGAAGCCTGATCAAGGTGATTCCTGGCATTGGCACCGTCGTTGGTGGCATTACTACGGCCATCATTAACGGCGCGAGTACTTACGCTTTGGGTGAGGTCTTCAAGCAGCACTTTGCCCACGGTGGTACCTTCCTGGATTTTGATACCGACCGCTTAAAGAAGCTTTACAAAGAGAGCTTCGAGAAAGGCAAAAAAGTAGCCAAGGACTGGAAGGAAGAAGAAGCCACCGCTACGGCTACGCCTCCCCCCACGCCGGGCACCAACCCTACCCCACCCCCGACGCAAACGGCCGTTCCCGACCCTCACGCCCCCACCTTCGCCGGTACGGACGCGCCCCAGGCTACCGCAGCCACCACACTGGTGGAAGACCCAACCGCCCCCGGTCCCGCGCCCATCAATGATGAGGCCATCCGGAAGATCAAGGAACTGGCGGAGATGAAGGCGCAGAACATCATTACGGAAGAGGAATTCCAGGTGATGAAGAAGCGGATCTTGAGTTAGGAAGTTGCGAGTTTCGAGTTGCAAGTAGCGAGTATATAAGTTGCAAGTATCGAGTCGCGAGTTGCGAGAACTCGACACTTGCAACTTGCAACTTGCTACTCGAAACTATCTTTGCGCGATGCAGTACCTCGCCCAACACATCGAGTCCCTCATCTTTGCCGCCCCCGCCCCGATTTCGCTGGAGGAATTGCAGGACGTCCTGACCGAAAACTTCGGCGTCCGCTTCGCGCAGAAGGTGATGCTGGAAGCCCTCGACGAGTTGGCCAAACGCTACGATTCCGACGCCCACAGTTTTGAAATCGTGGAGGTAGCGGGTGGTTACCGCTTCATGTCCAAAGGTGCCTACCACGAAACGATCGGTACCCACCTGCGGATGCAGAGCAAGAAGAAGTTGAGCCGTTCCGCGCTGGAATCCTTGAGCATCATTGCTTACAAGCAGCCCGTCACCAAATCCGAATTAGAAAAGATCCGGGGGGTGAGTTGCGATTATGCCGTGCAGAAACTGCTGGAGAAAGAGCTCATCACCATCCTTGGCCGTGCCGATTCCGTCGGGAAGCCACTGCTCTATGGCGTTACGAACCGGTTTTTGGATTACTTCGGCATCAAGTCCATTGCGGAT encodes:
- the scpB gene encoding SMC-Scp complex subunit ScpB, which codes for MQYLAQHIESLIFAAPAPISLEELQDVLTENFGVRFAQKVMLEALDELAKRYDSDAHSFEIVEVAGGYRFMSKGAYHETIGTHLRMQSKKKLSRSALESLSIIAYKQPVTKSELEKIRGVSCDYAVQKLLEKELITILGRADSVGKPLLYGVTNRFLDYFGIKSIADLPTPKDFSMPESEIGEVVE
- a CDS encoding alpha-L-rhamnosidase C-terminal domain-containing protein, which codes for MRLLFLFGCLLSFLPSLTAQTWIAARAAEDSPNLWQAFRHDFSVSAAEMAEYPIKIAADSKYWLYVNGKLVVREGGLKRGPYLNAYYVDTFDLAAHLLEGENTIGILLWYFGKQSFSHQSSGFPGFWLDGPSAIQSSAEWRGIIHPAFGETGPPRPNYRLPESNIAFDATKYDDFWKVPDYDDSAWPRVRSLEVHPFPPAERPFPLTSHQRQRQIELPGHRGETRPIAQWKNGPLAQYKTPYQRGATQTFDTLKLALPYNAQVTPYFRIKAPEAGLRLEILTDNYRGGGPPNVRTVYYTKAGVQSFETPGWMNGHEVWYVLPAGIEVFDLAYRESGFATEFTPLFKSSDADLDLLWKKAQRTLYLTMRDTYMDCPDRERAQWWGDVVNELGETVYALDRRSDDLTRKAIRELMHWQRKDSTIYSPVPAGSWDQELPMQMLASVSHYGIWHYYHNTGDRDLISEVYPAVKRYLAVWKTQPDGLVVRRKGGWTWGDWGNNKDMPILFNAWYYLALRGLEQMATLENDATTASEARTKMEQLKAAFNRTYWNGSSYRSADYKGETDERGHALAVVSGLADPTKYPAILQVFREQEHASPYMEKYVLEALCKMGEEEYAITRMKKRFRKMIDSEYTTLFEGWGIGKEGYGGGTYNHAWSGGALTIMNKYLAGAVATSPGWATYRLQPGGFPTLKNAATTFESPRGPVAVSWEWTGEELRLTHEAAFDVPYVDILLPTDLEARGSNKAGQRIAFTRQGTLDGKQIWRTEATNFTCVAR
- a CDS encoding DMT family transporter codes for the protein MLHLAVLLWGATGIIGDIINLSALTLVWWRVLITSVALAPFVGVANLVRDLGRKQVLIFTGLGVLVVLHWVTFYGAIKLANASVGLICLATTSLFSSLVEPWIVRRKFNWYETSVGLLILPGIYLIADGVDPSMTTGVIVGLVSALLVAVFTSYNKKYVERAEPLQIVFLELGAGTLFLTPLLPFYGGQFWPSATDWFWLVALALLCTIFTNWLFLKALRSLSAFAANLTVNLEAVYGILLAYFLLNDAEELEPTFYVGTAIIIVAVFGYAAVKRMLRPPPPEDLPLDQF
- the tsaD gene encoding tRNA (adenosine(37)-N6)-threonylcarbamoyltransferase complex transferase subunit TsaD, with the translated sequence MPTILALESSCDDTSAAIVRDGEVLSNVTATQAIHVEYGGVVPEHASRAHQRNIVPTVAVALERAGVTPDLVDAVAFTRGPGLIGSLMVGVSFAKAFALARDLPLIEVDHMKAHVLAHFAEDPKPAFPFLCLTVSGGHTQLVVVRSAMDQEVIGRTVDDAAGEAFDKTGKMLGLDYPAGPQIDKLAGEGEPSIPFAEPDPGGLDFSFSGLKTSVLYTLQKKLKTDPQFVKENLPDICASIQHVIVSVLLRKVQLAVAQTGLTRVALAGGVSANSALRQGLTELGEREGWETFVPAIQYCTDNAAMIGVTATFKYAAGEFVGHEVAPSARL
- a CDS encoding DUF697 domain-containing protein; the encoded protein is MRKKITKYVKQQLKDSIMNPNSNTDKNRHAETVIRNHVIWSMGASYIIPLPIADVFAVSALQLDMIRQLCRVYDIDFAETQGKAIVSSLTTSTMARAGARSLIKVIPGIGTVVGGITTAIINGASTYALGEVFKQHFAHGGTFLDFDTDRLKKLYKESFEKGKKVAKDWKEEEATATATPPPTPGTNPTPPPTQTAVPDPHAPTFAGTDAPQATAATTLVEDPTAPGPAPINDEAIRKIKELAEMKAQNIITEEEFQVMKKRILS
- a CDS encoding S8 family peptidase, with translation MFKHFLTPLLLFCCLASLSAQRIDHVPGQLIVQLGADVDARKWMKDYPGPGTPRRLGRTTPILVIDFDHDAVGEKNLLRELYADSKVRLVQYNHPVTFRRQPNDLRYDDQWSFNNTGQLNGPLGADINVEPAWDVTTGGVTENGDTIVVAVIDDGADLDHEDLVANLWRNRAEIPDNGIDDDGNGYVDDIFGFDTANNDGNPETNSNHGTPVAGIIGARGNNGLGVAGINWETKLMIIRNDFFASEVEVIQAYSYVLDQRRLYKTSNGTKGAYVVVTNASWGRNYGDPADSPIWCSLYDELGEAGILNTGAVANLEIDVERDGDLPTRCTSDYLIGVTSLNTNGQKPTGRGFGATSVDLGAHAEQVLTTESGNGYGRFGGTSSATPHVAGAAALLYAAPCAAFAELLEADPAAAALYVRQILLETTAANSSLAGRTSTGGQLDVGAAMARLMSDCDACFAPTGFSVTPQAGSATALEVNYNAIASIDATELRYREVGASDWIDLGSPALPLQIDDLGTCVAYEFELRASCGGTDLPVQTLTASTDGCCVIPADFSVAAGNNLTFRATWTPNLAGEFYRVRYRQAGTENWLTRSSRNDNVIIAGGILPCTAYEFEFRTDCDTARTEFGAGLTVLSLGCGACLEESYCRPNAIDNAADWIEAVNLANLEIVVSGAQQGAYGDFTGADEVTWHRGGTYPVTLTPGTTDPRAQEVFRVYVDWNQDGIFSGSEASDNVTSNGGEAVIVDLTVPDDAELLSTRMRVLMSFLRLQGTACSNIQAGEYEDYCITVAPADSDCSAPKGLELAYDLVEDVTLLSWKASSAAGNDYQLRYRPTFGGVNWTTLDITGIETTVEGLDLCGSYDIELASLCDGTAGDFRAFTFANNCTDTEEPGLGDGDWSVFPNPAYDRVNLRTVTSLRSDRVRIYGVSGRLFVDRRPSVSDISLDVSQLPAGLYLVELTTADGRRGVKKLLKR